The stretch of DNA AAATAGGCTATAAAAAGGTTTGCGGTTAGCGACTCGTTTAATTGGTATAAACCAACCTATGGTCTTTATAATAACTGATTTCCAGGGAATTTCTTTATCTCCGGCTTTCCGGTAGGCTTCTATGGCTCCCCAAATATCAAGGATTAATATCCGCATCAATCCCAATATCATCAGAGCAAATGTCAGTCTAAATAAGGGGCCTTTTGCAAAATCCAGCAATGCTTGCAATTTCTATCCTTTCTATTTGTTTGAGCTATCATTTTGATTTGATTTATCAAAGATTATTGCCTTGTATATTAAGTCGTGAAGACCAACGACCTCACAATCAATTTTCTGGTCTTCCACAAGTTCACGAAGCTGTTTCTTGCAATTAGCGCATGGTGCAATTAAATACTTAGCGCCGGTAGCGCGTATCTGGTCGGCTTTTGCTTTACCTCCTATCAAAGTGCGGTACGGTCGAATCTCATCGATAGAAACAGTGCCGCCGCCGCCGCCGCAGCAAATATTCTCCGAACGATTGGGCGTCATTTCAACGAAATTTGAACAGAACAATTTGATTATCTCGCGGGGTTGGTCAATAATCCATTCCTGACGGGCGATATTGCAGGGATCGTGATAAGTAACAATTTCTGTAATGGTATCAGGTTTAAGTTTAAGCTTCCCTTCCTTAATCGCATTATGGGTATATTCCATGATATTAATAACCGGTAAAGCGTCTTTACCGCCGCAGTGTGTGGGCACATAGTATTTAGCGGAACGTGAGGCGTGACCGCATTCGCCGATTAATATCTTTTTCGTCTTAAGTCGCTTAGCTTCGTTATACAGTTTTAATATTATCCGTTCCAACATTCTGTCGCTGTAGAATAAACCATAATTGATAGCATCAAAAAACTTAGTGCCTATGGTCCATGAATCGCCGGTAGCGGCAAATACGGCAACTATTCCCATCAAAGTTTCAGCTTCCATTAAGAAATCGCTAACAGCCGGAATGAAAAAATATTCGGAATTTTCAACATCAAGAGGAAACTTGACATCGACGCCTTTTTCGTCTTTAACATCATCTTCAAGGAACTCCAAAGTATCAAGCAGGGCCGGAACGGGGATAGCTGAGGTGTTCTGCGTTTTTCCCTCAAGCTGTTCCCGAGTGCTGACCACTAAAGCTCGAGGAGCAATACCGATTTCGCTAAGTATATAACGTCCCAAATGAGTAATAAGGGCATGGTCGATACCAGCAGGACATTCAAGAGTACACCGTTTGCAGGCAGTACAATTCCAGAACGATTCGGCCATTTCTTCGATCTTCTCGTCTGTCAGATAGCCCGTACTCAGTAGCCTGCCTTTCAAAGCCCCTGAGATTGTAAAATGACGGCGATATACGCTTAACAGAAGCTCCGATCTGTAACAGGGAATATCGCGGACATCACCGGTAGCCTGATAAATAGGGCATTGAACCGCGCACCGAGAACACTTGGCGCTCATACGGATGAAATGTTCCAGCGCAAAACGGTAGTTTGAATGTTTTAAAATAGCCGCAAAAGCCTCCAGAAACCGTTGCGGCCGGTCATTAACATCATAATCTTCAACATGATACCGAACGTTGAGCCTTTGTTTCTCGATTACTTCCGGCTTTTTCATAGGTGTAAAAGACTTTTTCCGCTCTTCAGATGTGATAATCTTTGTACTCATCCATGCTCCGTCATATTGATTTAAAATATTTTATTTTTACCCTTCAATTGCTCCTGTTTAAAAAACGTTCGTTCATTAAAACTGACAAGTAAACTTGGTTGCAATTTAAGAAATGATTTCAGTTTTTTCAAGGTAAAATCGTTTTCTTTTTTAATAAGAGTCTGTTGGAGAACCTCATGCCATAAAAAATAACTTCTATAGATGTCTAGCAATCGAAAATTTCCAACTAAACAGGGAATTGAAGAACCTATCCAATGACCAATTATTGAGTATTCCAACACACTTAAGAAATGAGCAAAGTAAAATCTCGTTATTATTAAAATAGCGTTTTCGTCAAGCTTTATTAAGTGATTGTTATTTCTATGGATTAGGGATTGTGGTAGCGCTACGGGGAATCGAACCCCGGTTTGATGGCTGAGAACCACCCGTCCTAGTCCACTAGACGATAGCGCCAAATCAATGTAAATATAGAAATACTTATTATAACGTCAAGTTAAATCTAACAGCTTAAACTTCTTAATAATATTTAATATGGAAATAGCCGCAAGTAAGACAAATATGTTATTGTAAGCCAAAAATAATTATATTAAGCTTGATAATTGCTACTTAACGCTAAAATATACTAACGGCCTAATTAAAAATGCATCCCAAACAGCGCTTCCATTTGAATTAATCTCTAATGAAATATATTGAAGTTTACGGTTGTCGCCTAATGTTGGAACCGCCTTTTTATAAAAGGAACCGTTTGATGAATGATCTATTTTTTCCCAGTCAATCAGAATCGAGATTCCGCCGCTTGATGTTTCGCCAACAAGCCTGAATTTTAATGAGCCATCCGGTACGTTTTTGGGGAAACGCGGGAAACCATAAGATATCACTAATGAA from Candidatus Zixiibacteriota bacterium encodes:
- a CDS encoding (Fe-S)-binding protein, whose product is MSTKIITSEERKKSFTPMKKPEVIEKQRLNVRYHVEDYDVNDRPQRFLEAFAAILKHSNYRFALEHFIRMSAKCSRCAVQCPIYQATGDVRDIPCYRSELLLSVYRRHFTISGALKGRLLSTGYLTDEKIEEMAESFWNCTACKRCTLECPAGIDHALITHLGRYILSEIGIAPRALVVSTREQLEGKTQNTSAIPVPALLDTLEFLEDDVKDEKGVDVKFPLDVENSEYFFIPAVSDFLMEAETLMGIVAVFAATGDSWTIGTKFFDAINYGLFYSDRMLERIILKLYNEAKRLKTKKILIGECGHASRSAKYYVPTHCGGKDALPVINIMEYTHNAIKEGKLKLKPDTITEIVTYHDPCNIARQEWIIDQPREIIKLFCSNFVEMTPNRSENICCGGGGGTVSIDEIRPYRTLIGGKAKADQIRATGAKYLIAPCANCKKQLRELVEDQKIDCEVVGLHDLIYKAIIFDKSNQNDSSNK